A stretch of Nitrospinota bacterium DNA encodes these proteins:
- a CDS encoding peptidylprolyl isomerase: MIKKNSVVSMSFSLKNEKGIELDRADKSSPFSFLYGSGQMIPGLEKELEGLNVGDKKNVTVSPNEGYGLFNPQLQMQVSRSNFPKDADIQPGVQFEGKDNGGAKTVFTVKAVVGDKIEVDGNHPLAGQTLNFSVEITGVREANKDELKQCNDPSCC, from the coding sequence ATGATTAAGAAGAATTCTGTTGTTAGCATGAGTTTTAGTTTAAAAAATGAAAAAGGAATTGAATTAGATCGTGCAGATAAAAGTAGCCCGTTTTCTTTTTTGTATGGTTCAGGTCAAATGATTCCCGGTTTGGAAAAAGAACTGGAAGGACTTAATGTTGGTGATAAGAAAAATGTTACGGTCTCACCTAATGAAGGATATGGATTATTTAATCCTCAGTTGCAGATGCAAGTAAGCCGATCTAATTTTCCTAAGGATGCGGATATCCAACCTGGAGTGCAATTTGAGGGGAAGGATAATGGGGGAGCCAAAACGGTTTTTACTGTTAAAGCAGTAGTGGGAGATAAAATCGAGGTTGATGGAAATCACCCATTAGCGGGTCAAACATTGAATTTTTCGGTTGAAATTACAGGGGTAAGAGAAGCTAATAAAGATGAGTTAAAGCAATGTAATGACCCTAGCTGTTGCTAA